Genomic DNA from Mesorhizobium sp. J428:
GAACTTGATCTAGTGCGAAGGCTGGCGACGCGCGGCGGCACGGTGATCGAACTGCTGCCGCGCGAGTTTGCACTCCTCGAATTGTTGATGCGAAATGAAGGCCGCATCCTCACCAGGACAATGCTTCTGGAAAGGATATGGAACTTTAATTTCGATCCACAAAGCACGGTGGTCGAGACCCACATCAGCCGACTGCGCAGCAAGATCGACAAGCCGTTCGACACTCCCCTCCTTCATACGACCCGCAACACGGGCTATAGCATCCATGCGCCGCGCTAGCATTGCGCACAGCACATCGTTCCGGCTTGCTGCGCTTTATGTTCTGCTGTTCCTATTCGTCTATTTCGCGGCGAATCTCGTCGCCTATAACCTCGTGGCATCTTACCTCTACGAGCGACTTGACTCCCATGTGATGGAGCGCTTTCGCGAGATTGAGACTGCGTTTGTGGCCCGCGGACTTGCCGGTGCGGAGGCCATGATCGTCAATCATGGCCCAGCTATCCGCGGGCAGGAGACGCTGTATTCGCTCCGCAGTTCGGACGGCTCGTTTCTCGCGGGCAACATCGACCTTGCCGGAGCGGTGAAGGGGCTTTCGACCCTGGACGCGCGTAACCTTGGAACTAAATCGACGAACTATCGGCTATACATGCAGAATCTGGGGCCCAATCAATTGGTGGTCGGTGTCAGCTACGACGATACCAATCGCCTCAGAGATATCGCGCTGGTGAGCTTTGGTTGGGCAACAGCGATTGTGCTGGCGGCTGGGCTCGGGGGAGGTGCATTATTGGCATTCAAAACCAGACGCCGTATCGCCTCTCTGTCCGGCGTGATGCGGATGGTCGGGTCTGGGGAACTCGGGAGACGCCTGCCGATATCGCCGCGAATGGACGATATCGACGCATTGGCTGCGGAGGTCAATGTGGCGCTGGGACACTTGCAGTCAAATGTGAGCGCCATGAAGCAGGTTACAACAGATATCGCCCACGACCTCAAAACTCCGATATCGCGCTTGTTTCTGATGCTGGAAGCCGCACACGAGGCCGACACAATAGCGTCCAGCCGAACGCTGATCCAGGCGGCCATGGAGGAAGTGCGGCGGATCACGTCGACGTTCGAAGCACTTTTGAGGATCTCCCAGATCGAAACTGGCGCCAGACGTGACCGCTTCAGGCGGGTCGACGTGACATCACTCGTTAACGAGGTTTTTGAGGTCTACGCGGATATTGCGACCGAGCAGGGACGAAGATTGAGGCTCCTTAGGTCCGAACAAACGTTCTCGGCGCATCTGATTGGCGATAGCGAACTCCTCAAGCAGATGTTGGCCAATCTGGTTCAAAATGCGGTCCGCCACACGCAGCCCGGCTCACATATCGGCTTGGGCTATATTTGTAGGGCCCAAGGCGTCAGCCTGTTCGTCATCGACAACGGTCCTGGGATACCGCCGTCCGAAACGGACAAAGTGTTCAAGAGATTCTATCGGCTGGACAAAAGCCGTACCACGGAAGGCACGGGTCTAGGGCTTAGCATGGTGAAAGCAATCGCCGACCTTCATGGAGCTACGATCAGCCTCCGTGACAATGGCCCGGGGCTTGTGGTTCAAATCGATTTTCCACACTCGGTTACGGATGAGAAAAGCCCGCCCGCGGAGGTCAGCTACGCGGGCGGGGAAAAGGGCGCTGCTTAGTTGCGCATGGCCCATTGGAGATACGTCGTGAGCTTGGCGACGAAACTTTTGCTCCCGTTTTCTCGGGCCTTACAAATCTGCAAGCTTTCCATGAATGTTCAGCGCCCAAGGCAATTGTAGTCCTCCGGTCCACTAGCGCGGCTCGGCTCGTTATGGCCCGCATGCACCGCAGCCGGAGTATTTTTGCCAAGGGATGATCGCTTCCTGAGCCGGACCAGGACCGGAGGCGAGTGCCACAGCCAGCACTATAGGCAGCGACTCTAGCAGCGGTTTCTTGGCCCCAAAAACGCTTACAATCTCGGGCGCTCCAAGCGCTGGGCTGTGGTCAATCGGCAACACATGGCTGCTGATCTTCGCGGGAGAGACTTATCTTACACGCATGTAAACTTGCCGCAAACGCCGCGCAAACAGCCCAACTCTTACTCCACCTCGCGCTCAAGGCCGGCGATATCCGTCGGAACATCGGCGCAGTTACACCCTAACTGGAGGTGGGAACCCGTGAAAAAATCTCTGATCCTATTGTCTTCGGCGTTCGGCGCATTGGCGGTAATGCCCGCTTGGAGTGCAGACGCTGTCATGGCGCCTGAGCCTGAGCCCGTGGAATATGTGCGCATCTGCGACGCCTACGGGGCAGGCTTTTTCTACATCCCCGGCACCGAGACCTGTCTGCAGATCTCTGGCTACGTCTGGTATCAGATGGGCGCCGGCAGCTATGAAGCTGGCACGGGCGACACACCGTCCTACCACTACGGTGACACTCCGCAGGATGGCTGGCGCAAGAACGTCCGCGCTCGCGTCAACTTCGACGCGCGTTCGGAAACTGAATGGGGCACGCTGCGCTCCTTCATTCGCTTGGAGTCTGTCTGGAACGGCGTGGGCGACGGTCCGGCCTATGTGGACCAGGCTTACATCCAACTCGGTGGTTTGATGATGGGTTACTCTGAGTCGTTCTGGGTCGACTCAAAGAACGGTGGCGCCTCGAACTGGGGCTCGCACTCCTGGTCTGGTATGTACTACGGCTACACCCAGCGTGCCCTTATCGGCTACCGCTTCGACTCGAACGGCTTCTTCGGCGCGATCTCTCTGGAAGACGATGCTCTGGCTGGTGAAGGCTACATGCCCGACGTGGTCGCCAAGATCGGCTATACCGGGGGCTGGGGCACCGCCTGGTTGAAGGCGGCTTACGACGAAAGCGCCGAATTCTTCGCGGCCGGCGCGGGGGTTCAAGTTAACGTCCCGAATATGGCGGGTTCTTCGCTCCGCATCCTTGGCTATTACAACGAGGGAGACAACGCCTACGGCACCGGCAGCCCGCTGGGCACCGACGCAGAATTGTCGATCCTTGCGTCCTACAACCACCAGTTCACCGCGACACTGGGGGCGTCGGTTGGCTTTCACTATTTCAACGATCTGTATGCTGCCGGCACGAATATTAGCACCGGACTTGATGCATGGGCAGCTGAGCTGTCGGTGGTCTGGTTCCCGGTGTCGCAGTTCGAAGTTCGCACCGAACTCGGCTATGCTGAGGTCGACGGTCGCGATGGCTCGCTCTCCGGCTTCCTCCGCTTCACG
This window encodes:
- a CDS encoding HAMP domain-containing sensor histidine kinase; amino-acid sequence: MRRASIAHSTSFRLAALYVLLFLFVYFAANLVAYNLVASYLYERLDSHVMERFREIETAFVARGLAGAEAMIVNHGPAIRGQETLYSLRSSDGSFLAGNIDLAGAVKGLSTLDARNLGTKSTNYRLYMQNLGPNQLVVGVSYDDTNRLRDIALVSFGWATAIVLAAGLGGGALLAFKTRRRIASLSGVMRMVGSGELGRRLPISPRMDDIDALAAEVNVALGHLQSNVSAMKQVTTDIAHDLKTPISRLFLMLEAAHEADTIASSRTLIQAAMEEVRRITSTFEALLRISQIETGARRDRFRRVDVTSLVNEVFEVYADIATEQGRRLRLLRSEQTFSAHLIGDSELLKQMLANLVQNAVRHTQPGSHIGLGYICRAQGVSLFVIDNGPGIPPSETDKVFKRFYRLDKSRTTEGTGLGLSMVKAIADLHGATISLRDNGPGLVVQIDFPHSVTDEKSPPAEVSYAGGEKGAA
- a CDS encoding porin, whose amino-acid sequence is MKKSLILLSSAFGALAVMPAWSADAVMAPEPEPVEYVRICDAYGAGFFYIPGTETCLQISGYVWYQMGAGSYEAGTGDTPSYHYGDTPQDGWRKNVRARVNFDARSETEWGTLRSFIRLESVWNGVGDGPAYVDQAYIQLGGLMMGYSESFWVDSKNGGASNWGSHSWSGMYYGYTQRALIGYRFDSNGFFGAISLEDDALAGEGYMPDVVAKIGYTGGWGTAWLKAAYDESAEFFAAGAGVQVNVPNMAGSSLRILGYYNEGDNAYGTGSPLGTDAELSILASYNHQFTATLGASVGFHYFNDLYAAGTNISTGLDAWAAELSVVWFPVSQFEVRTELGYAEVDGRDGSLSGFLRFTRYF